The Prunus persica cultivar Lovell chromosome G8, Prunus_persica_NCBIv2, whole genome shotgun sequence genome includes a region encoding these proteins:
- the LOC18768979 gene encoding 7-methylxanthosine synthase 1, which yields MEVEQVLHMNGGVGKTSYANNSLLQRAVISTVKPIVDASIEELCCTLFPECLKIADLGCSSGPNTLLVVSDIIDNIRNTFQKLNRPPPSLQAFLNDLPRNDFNTVFRSLPGFYKKLDEEPEKKLGPCFIAGMPGSFYGRLFPDNSLHFVHSSYALMWISEVPKGLVTKEGEALNKGNIYINRMRNY from the exons ATGGAGGTAGAGCAAGTTCTACACATGAATGGAGGAGTTGGGAAAACAAGCTATGCAAACAATTCCCTACTTCAA AGAGCAGTGATTTCAACGGTGAAGCCTATAGTTGATGCAAGCATAGAGGAGCTGTGTTGCACTCTCTTCCCAGAGTGTTTGAAAATAGCGGACTTGGGATGCTCTTCAGGACCCAACACCCTTTTGGTGGTATCAGATATCATAGACAACATCCGCAACACTTTCCAAAAGCTCAACCGCCCACCTCCATCACTCCAAGCCTTCTTGAATGATCTTCCCCGAAACGATTTCAACACGGTGTTCAGGTCATTGCCAGGCTTCTATAAGAAACTTGATGAAGAACCTGAAAAGAAGCTTGGGCCATGTTTCATTGCAGGAATGCCTGGCTCTTTCTATGGCAGGCTCTTCCCCGACAATTCTCTCCACTTTGTTCACTCTTCTTATGCTCTCATGTGGATCTCTGag GTTCCAAAAGGCTTGGTGACGAAAGAAGGAGAGGCACTTAACAAGgggaacatatatataaataggaTGAGAAATTATTGA
- the LOC109950755 gene encoding protein DETOXIFICATION 45, chloroplastic-like, with the protein MLSLPAILGQAIDPLAQLMETAYIGRLGSVELASAGISMNIFNYISKLFNIPLLSVATSFVAEDLAKSESIAKSAKSGLSG; encoded by the exons ATGCTTTCTTTACCTGCAATTTTGGGTCAGGCCATTGATCCCTTAGCACAGCTAATGGAGACTGCTTACATTGGTAGATTGG GTTCTGTGGAGTTGGCTTCAGCTGGTATTTCAATGAACATCTTCAATTATATATCAAAGCTATTTAATATCCCTCTCCTCAGTGTTGCTACATCTTTTGTTGCTGAAGATCTTGCAAAGAGTGAAAGTATAGCAAAGAGTGCAAAGAGTGGTCTATCTGGTTAA
- the LOC18767638 gene encoding SNF1-related protein kinase regulatory subunit gamma-1 — MQQIKDVMKNSEGGVAQKKESLVSNLKTQENNQEIDSGSALQLFLDNILISSIPGIKNSPVLELKTGDSVRDAIHLMHEKNVCGAPITDNTKGSFSDPYIGFIDFASIVLWFFEECGNRRRKTRAEEIGNYGVFDMLEQHPHIGQTKIGELAKSFLWNSYFPVHLDETLFHVLLLLSKHRLQVVPVIERTSSKLIGFISQHGVLLLLLQSSGLDWFDSIADKPLSEFRFGNEEHVLHVYGDQSMTEALHVLWKSQNGAVAVTDRKSKRVIGSIRKCDIYLLLENLPRNIKSLTVEEFIHMENDHKTGSDPTTERDIGALLSAGFLRLKNNFAPRMDSPVTNKKTETLKQAMRNMADTKSSFSFLVDESNQATGMLTLRDMIIHFAPPCIDSSIHGCGFFESALEQTGCHVKNGTIISDN; from the exons atgcaGCAAATAAAGGATGTAATGAAAAACTCAGAAGGTGGAGTGGCACAGAAGAAAGAGAGCCTTGTTTCCAACCTTAAAACTCAAGAAAACAACCAAGAAATTGATTCAGGCTCTGCCCTCCAACTCTTTCTTGATAACATCCTCATCAGTTCTATCCCTGGCATAAAAAACTCACCCG ttttggaattgaaaactggGGATAGTGTAAGAGATGCCATTCATTTGATGCACGAGAAGAATGTGTGTGGTGCACCAATTACTGACAATACCAAAGGAAGCTTTTCGGATCCTTATATCggtttcattgattttgcaAGTATTgttctttggttttttgaG GAATGTGGGAATCGCAGAAGAAAAACTAGAGCTGAAGAAATTGGCAACTATGGTGTTTTTGACATGCTTGAACAGCATCCTCACATTGGCCAAAccaag ATTGGCGAGCTGGCTAAGTCGTTTCTATGGAATTCATATTTCCCTGTACACTTGGATGAGACACTCTTCCATGTTCTGCTGCTACTTTCAAAGCATCGGCTGCAAGTTGTGCCTGTCATAGAGAGAACCAGTTCTAAGCTCATTGGTTTTATTTCACAG CATGGAGTACTTCTTCTGCTGCTTCAATCAAGTGGCTTAGACTGGTTTGATAGCATTGCTGACAAGCCTTTATCAGAGTTCCG GTTTGGTAATGAAGAGCATGTTTTACATGTATATGGAGACCAAAGCATGACAGAAGCTCTTCATGTTCTATGGAAAAGCCAAAATGGTGCAGTTGCTGTCACAGATAGGAAAAGTAAGAGGGTCATTGGTAGCATAAGGAAATGCGATATCTACCTCCTTCTAGAGAATCTACCTCGCAATATAAA AAGTCTAACTGTGGAGGAGTTCATTCACATGGAGAATGATCATAAAACAGGTTCTGATCCAACAACTGAAAGAGACATTGGGGCTCTTCTCTCAGCTGGCTTTCTGCGCCTCAAAAACAACTTTGCGCCAAGAATGGACTCACCGGTCACCAACAAGAAAACTGAAACACTGAAGCAAGCCATGAGAAACATGGCAGACACAAAAAGCAGTTTCAGCTTCTTGGTTGATGAATCAAATCAGGCCACAGGGATGCTCACATTGAGAGATATGATCATCCACTTTGCTCCACCATGTATAGATTCAAGCATCCATGGTTGTGGGTTCTTTGAATCTGCTCTGGAGCAGACTGGTTGCCATGTCAAAAATGGAACCATAATCTCTGATAATTGA